The DNA region CAGTAATTGCCATCGCTTCATTCACTTGCTCAATCTGCCGCAGTTCCACCAACTCTCCCGGCAGCATCGTGGTGTCGCCGCCATCATCCACCCGGACTTTCGAGGTCATCTGGCGCACAATCACCTCAATATGCTTATCAGAAATATCAATCCCCTGAGATTGATAAACCGACTGCACTTCATTCACCAGGAAAGTCTGAACCTTCTGCAACGCCATCAGCGCCGCTTCGTAGACTCCCATCGTTTCCCGGTAATGCTCAAAGAAAATCTCTAGAATTTCATGAGGGTTGGCAGGACCATCGGTTAGCGCCTCCGCAGTCTCTACAACCATGTCATCTCCCACAATGACGTTCTGTCCGGGGCCGAGGGGATAGTCAGCCACGACGCCGTCCGATTCAATGACTTTAATCTCCTCTGCGTCCTGCTGAGGTCCGTAAACGACCTGAGCCGTTCCCGAACGCCGTGCCAAAATACACGCTTCTTTTGGCTTCCGGGCCTCCAGCAGTTCTTCAATACGTGGCAAACCTTGGATGATATCCCCAGTTTTCGCCCGCTCAAAGACTAGCAGCACTAGGTTGTCACCCCGCTGCACCAAGTCTCCATCATCGATATGCAAGACGGCTCCGGAAGACACGCGATAAGGACGAGCCAGACGCATCTGGATCGAATCCTCCAAGATGGCGGAAATTTGACCCGACTCTGGGGCAAGTACGCCAGAGGCGATCTCAGTCCCTGCTACTAACAGCGCTCCCACTTTTACGGTGGGTTTAGCGCCTTTCGTATCAACACTTATCCGGTCGGTATCCCGAACCAGCAGCACCCGGCGAATCGAGGCTTCTCCAGCGCGAATCCCCCGGACTTCTCCGGCATCCTTGCACTGAATTTCCGTGCGAGCCACAACGGCTCCTGGCTCGATCTGCTGACCGTCAGTCACCATAATCCGTGTATGGGTACTGCCAGAAAGTGGATCTGCCGCTGTATCCCGACGAATCACCAGAGATTCCGAAACCAAGAGCTGTAAACGCATTTCTGAAGTCCGAGGCGAAAGTTCAGAACTTACGGTTGAAAGCGCGGAGCTTTCTTCGTCGTCCTTGCCTTTTGCTTCAACTCCCTTTCCTTCAATTGGCAGCAACTCAATATCCGCCGCCAGTAGTTCTAAAGCACCAAGGCTCTCGGAACTGCTCTCACTTTCAGCTCCATAGCCAATTTCCAGAACCAATTGCGTCCGCAGCAGTTCCAGCCCTCCGATGGACTTCACCCGTTCCCCATCTTTGTAAGGAAGCCGCTGAACTGCCCGCAGCTCAATCTTGTAACGCCCCCTGCCAGAAATAGAAGCTTGAGACGGTACGCTCGGCTCATCCGGAACGTGAAACTCAGTCACTGGACGCAGCAACAATGCAGGGCCTTCAGGGGTTTCCACAAATTCGGTATAGCGCAACTCGCTAACCGTTAGCCCTGGCATAACTTCCTGCCCCGGATAGAACAGCGATCCATCTGTTCCCATAACTGCTTCTGGGTCATCGACCAAATGTAGTTCACCGGGCTTAATCACGATTTCCCGTAGGATATCGTTTTTCTGAGTTACTTCCACTATCCCAGCTGTTTGACAGAAGATATCTTTGACGACCTCTGTCATGGCTTCTACGTATTGACCGTCTTCCACTTGCAGGAGGGAGATATCCTTGTTCACTTCATGGGATTCTTCTGGAATCCACAGCAAGGTGCCGCCTTTGATGACTTCGTATCCTTGTTTTGCCTTGGCTTTTTTGGCAACTTCCACACCGGCGTATTTGATAATTCCCCCGGTCTGGGTGTTATAGCGATCGTCAATTAAGTCGGCTACTACCTGGTGGTTTTGAACTTTTGTCCCTGGGGTGGCCTTCAGGGAAAAGCGCTGATTGTCGGCGGTATAAATTACATAATGGTCGCGGCCTTGAGTCGCTTCCATTCGCACCCGTGCTTGGTCTAGCAGCACGCTAGCGGTGATAATTTCAATTTCTCGTCCCCGCGAACCAGCGTCATCAGCTTTTAGCCGGACGACACCACCATGCTCGCTCACCAACTTGGTTTCTGCGAGTACGTCGTTGCGATCCACCACTTTACCGTTCTGCACGACGGCTTCGGCACCTGGAGGTAGGTTGTAAACTTCTCCAGACAAAATCCACAACAAACCACCCCGCGCCGCAATCCGGGTGGTGTTCCCCTGGCGGTCGGTTTTTTCTTCTGGAAGCAGACCTTCAAACTTCACTTCGCCTGCCAGGTCAGTGGTAACGTCTTTGGCGGCTTTTTCTGTATGGGCGCGAGTGGAAGAAGCGATCGCAACTTCACCCAATAGCTGTTCTGCCGTTACCGTGCTGCCATTGACACAGTACAGGGTGGAATTTTGAGTGAGCGGAATCGAGATTTGCTCCTGAGTGCTGTCTACCGGATCGAGAATCAATTCCGCATTGGTCGATTCCACCAGCAAGGCATCTTCCCCGTGCCGCGTCCGCAGTCCCCGCGTCCGCATCCCTCGGCTGAAGCGCACTTTGGCGGTCATCGGCGCACGGACTTGTCGCGCCACTTCGCCAGTGAAGACGCCGCCAGTGTGGAACGTCCGCATGGTGAGCTGGGTGCCTGGTTCGCCAATCGACTGAGCGGCAATAATTCCCACCGCTTCCCCCAGATCCACGAGATGTCCGTGGGCGAGGCTCCAGCCGTAACAATGTTGACACACGGAACGGGCGGCTTCGCAGGTCAGGGGCGATCGCACGAAAACTTCTTCTATCCCAGCCTTAACAATGTTCAGCCCCATTTCTTCTGACATCGGCTGATTGCGGGGCATGACCACTTCCCCCGTGGTGGGATGAACCGCATCTTCTACTAAAACGCGACCCAGCAGGCGATCGGACAAAGGAATCAGCACCCGATCGTCCGAAGTCATGCTGCGTAAGCGAATCCCTCGCTGGGTGCCGCAGTCCACTTCCCGAACAATTACATCCTGAGACACATCCACCAGGCGGCGGGTAAGATAGCCGGAATCCGCTGTACGTAGAGCGGTATCTACCAATCCCTTCCGTGCCCCATAAGACGAGATAATATATTCCGTGACGGTCAAACCTTCCCGAAAATTCGTCTTAATTGGCAGACCAATAATCTCTCCCTGGGGGTTTGCCATCAATCCACGCATTCCCACCAGCTGACGCACCTGAGAAATATTTCCCCGCGCCCCAGAAAACGCCATCATATAGACCGAATTCAGGGGATTTTTTTGTCTAAAGTTGCGAACCACCTCATCCTTTAGGGCTTCGCTGGTACTATTCCAGGTATCGATAACCTTTTGGAAGCGCTCCACCTCGGTGATTTCGCCCCGCGTGTAGCGTGCTTCTGTAGAGCGAATTTCAGTTTCGGCAGCGTCCAGCAACTGCCGCTTAGAATCCGGCACCTGCAAGTCATCCACACTAATCGAGACACCCGCTTTAGTCGCGTAGTGGAAGCCCAAATCTTTCAGGCGATCTGCCATTTGGGAGGTGCGGGCACTACCGAAATGCGTAAATGCCCAGGCAACCAGTTTCTTCAGTTGCCCTTTGTCCACCATCCGATTATGAAAAATATTTTTGATTTCTGGTTGCTCTGCCATAAGTTAGGACTGAGGTATAAGGACTGTTAGCGTAGCGGCGCTCTACTCGCAAAACGAGTATTTAAAGAAGACTGAGCAATGAGGCGTATTCGCGTAGGGCCATTCAACTCGCGGACTGAGCGAACACAGAACAAGCCAACACAAAACACCGGAGCGAGGACGTGAGTGAGGAGGAAAGTCAAAACTCTTTGCCCAGCCCTCAATCACTCCGTCCTCAACACTGATTTATATTGCCAATGCCTCTTGAATCGTCTTATTGTAGATAATTCGACCGGGCGTCGTCCGAATGTATTGGGTCAAGACGTTTCCTTCCTTGTCTTGCCGCACTCGACGGAAGTTGTAGGTTGTCCAGACGGTGCCATCAGCTAAGGTTTCCACCTTTTCCGGCTCCGCATCCGGTTTATCATTCTCTACTATCCCGTCAAAGCGCACCCAGATGTAGGCGTGTAAATCTACCGCAGACTGCTCATAGGCTAAGAGCGCATCATCCAAGCTGGCGAAATAACCTCCAGCACCCTTGGTCGCTGCTGGGTTTTCTGCCGTTAGGTAATAGCAGCCTAATACCATGTCTTGGCTAGGCGTTACAATGGGTCGGCCCGTCGCTGGAGAGAGGATGTTATTAGAAGCCAGCATCAGTAACCGCGCTTCTGCCTGAGCCTCCAAAGAAAGCGGTACGTGAACCGCCATCTGGTCGCCATCGAAGTCCGCGTTGAACGCCGGACATACCAGTGGGTGCAGCTGAATTGCTCGACCTTCTACCAGAATTGGCTCAAACGCTTGAATCCCTAAACGGTGCAGCGTTGGTGCCCGGTTTAGCATTACCGGGTGTCCGGCAATTACTTCCTCTAGCACGTCCCACACAGAGGCATCCCCGCGCTGAATCAGCTTCTTGGCTGCCTTGATATTATTGACTAGTCCGCCGCGAATCAGCCGGTGAATTACAAACGGTTGGAATAACTCAATTGCCATTTCTCGTGGCAAGCCGCATTGGTGGATTTTTAGCTTTGGTCCCACCACAATTACAGAACGTCCGGAGTAATCCACTCGCTTACCCAACAGGTTTTGCCGGAAGCGTCCCTGCTTACCTTCAATAATGTCTGACAGAGATTTCAGGGGCCGATTATTGGCACCTACTACCGTCCGTCCCCGACGACCATTATCAATGAGCGCATCCACTGCTTCTTGCAACATCCGCTTCTCGTTGCGAACAATGATTTCCGGTGCCAAGATTTCTTGGAGCCGTGCTAAGCGGTTGTTGCGGTTAATTACCCGACGATACAAGTCATTCAAGTCAGAAGTGGCAAATCTGCCGCCATCCAGCTGCACCATTGGACGCAAATCTGGCGGAATTACCGGAATCACCGACAGCACCATCCACTCTGGCTTAGAACCAGTCGCGATGAAGTTGTCAATCACTCTCAAGCGCTTAATCAGTTTCGCCCGCTTCTGACCCTTAGCATTGGCAATTTCCTCTCGTTGGGACTCAGCCTCTGCTTCCAAGTTAATGTCCTGCAAGAGACGTTGCAGCGCCTCAGCACCAATTCCCACCTCGACACCTTGCAGGGTAGAATCTTCGCTATAGAGCTGCTCCTCAATTTCCAGCCACTGATCTTCCGTCAGCAACTGCTTGTAACTGAGATTCTCCGCGTTGCCAGGACTGAGTACCACATACGCATTGAAATAGACAATCTGCTCCACATCCCGCAGGGGCATATCCAGCAGAATCGACATATAGCTGGGAATGCCCTTGAGATACCAAACGTGAGCCACAGGTGCCGCTAGCTTAATGTAGCCCATACGGTGACGACGCACCCGCGATTCTGTCACTTCTACGCCGCAGCGTTCGCAGACAATACCTCTGTGGCGCACCCGCTTGTACTTGCCGCAGTGGCATTCCCAATCTTTTGCGGGGCCAAAAATGCGCTCGCAGAAAAGGCCATCCATTTCTGGTTTGAGCGTCCGGTAATTGATCGTTTCGGGTTTCGTAACCTCACCCACCACTTGACCATTGGGCAGGTTTCTTTGCCCCCAGTCCTGAATTCGCTTTGGCGATGCCAGAGCAATTTTGACGTAGTCAAACCGCTGTTCTAGCTGATGTCTCATCTGTCGCTGCGCTCCAATTAAAAATTAAAAATGAAAAATTAAAAATTAAAGAATTCCTAATTTTTAATTTTTAATTTTTCATTTTTTATTGATTAAACTTCGTCTTCTTCCAGTTCCTCGCGGCTGAGAGATTCATAGGTGGGTCGCGTCGGCGTCCGGCGATTTGACACATCCGCCATCAAGTCAACCTCTACGTGTCCCGTGGTTCCGTCCTCGGTCGTCTCCACCTTATGGACGGCAATATCTAAACATAGAGATTGCAGTTCTCGCATTAACACCTTGAACGATTCTGGTGTTCCCGGTCGCGGAATCGCCTTGCCTTTCACGATCGCATTCAGCGCTTCGTTCCGCCCCTGCATATCGTCGGATTTCACCGTCAGCAACTCCTGCAAAATGTAGGCAGCGCCAAAAGCTTCCAGCGCCCACACTTCCATTTCGCCAAATCGCTGTCCGCCCTGCTGCGCTTTGCCTCCCAAGGGTTGCTGCGTCACCAAAGAGTAGGGTCCCGTAGAACGGGCGTGGATCTTGTCGTCTACCAGGTGTACCAGCTTCAGCATATACGCCTTGCCCACGGTAATCGGACGGTCAAAGGCTTCCCCAGTACGCCCATCAAAGACTCGGAGCTTTCCGGCTTCATCAGGGTTAAATAGCCAGTTCTTCCCGGTCTTCTTCCTCGCCTCCTCCAACTTGCCATGCACCGACTCGCGGCTTTTTTCCGCTCCGTGCATTTCGTCGAAGGGAATCACTTTGAAGCGGACATTTAAGTTCTCACCAGCCCATCCCAGCAAGCACTCAAACACCTGCCCCACATTCATTCGTGAGGGTACTCCGAGTGGATTGAGCACGATGTCCACGGGGGTTCCATCTGGCAGGTAGGGCATATCTTCGGCGGGTAATATCCGGGAAATAATCCCCTTATTACCGTGCCGTCCCGCCATCTTGTCGCCCACTTGGATTTTGCGCTTCTGCGCGACGTAGACACGCACCACCATGTTCGCTCCGGGGGGCAGTTCGTCGCCCTGTTCGCGGGTGAAGACGCGCACGTCTACCACGCGCCCTTTCTCTCCGTTGGGCACTCGCAGGGAGTTGTCCCGTACATCCCGCGCCTTTTCACCGAAAATTGCCCGCAGCAGTTTCTCTTCCGGTGGCTGGTCGGATTCCCCTTTGGGCGTCACCTTTCCTACCAGAATGTCCCCAGCTTCTACCCAGGCTCCAATTCGGATAATCCCGGTTTCATCCAGGCTTCGCAAGCTATCTTCCCCGACGTTAGGAATTTCCCGCGTAATTTCTTCGGGTCCTAGCTTGGTTTGCCGTGCCTCGATTTCGTACTTCTCAATGTGGATGCTGGTGTAGACATCGTCGTAAACCAGCCGTTCGCTGATTAAGATCGCGTCCTCGTAGTTGTAGCCTTCCCAAGGCATATACGCTACCAGGATATTCTGCCCCAAAGCCAGTTCGCCCCCTTCGGTAGCAGAACCGTCGGCAAGTACCTGTCCGGCAACGATGCGATCGCCCTCATACACTAAGGGTCGCTGATTCAAGCAGGTATCCTGGTTTGAGCGCTGATACTTCTGCAACTCATACTCGATCTGCGGTCCGTTGGGTTCCCCGGTTTCGTCGAAACTCCGCACTGCGATCCGCGTCGCATCCACAAAGGTGACTTCCCCGTCGTATTTGGCAACCACGACCATCCCGGAGTCCCGCGCCGCCTGGGCTTCCAAGCCAGTCCCGACTAGGGGTCGCTCTGGCTTCAATAACGGCACTGCCTGCCGCTGCATGTTCGATCCCATCAACGCTCGGTTGGCATCGTCGTGTTCCAAAAAGGGAATCAACGATGTGGCAACCGAAATAATCTGCACCGGCGACACCGCTACATAATCCACCATGTCGGGTGTCGTGGTGGTGAAATCTTGGCGATATCTCACCGCTACCGATTCTCCCAAGATCCATCCATCCACATCCATCGGGATGTCCCCTGGCGCGACTTGCAGATCGTCTTCCTCATCTGCCGTCATATATACCGGCGCTTGTTCCTTGAGTACCCGTCCGTTTTCTACTTTCCAGAACGGCGTCTCTACAAATCCATAGGCATTTACCCGCGCATGAGTTGCCAAAGAGCCGATCAATCCAGCGTTCGGTCCTTCTGGCGTCTCAATCGGGCAAATCCGCCCGTAGTGGCTCGGATGAATATCCCGCACGGCGAACCCTGCGCGTTCCCGCGTTAGTCCTCCCGGACCCAACGCTGAGAGTCGCCGCTTGTGAGTCAATTCCGCTAAGGGATTTGTCTGATCCATAAACTGGGACAACTGGGAGGAGCCGAAAAACTCCTTAATCGCCGCTACCAAAGGCTTCGGGTTTACCAAAGAAGCGGGTGTTAGGGTTTCGGCATCCGAAACGGTCATCCGCTCCCGGATAATCCGCTCTAAGCGGTTCAAGCCGACGCGCACTTGGTTTTGCAATAGTTCGCCTACTGAGCGCACTCTTCGGTTCCCCAAGTGGTCGATATCATCGGTAATCCCGATGTCATATTCCAAGTTGATCAAGTAGTCTACCGCTGCCAGAATATCGGTTGGGGTCAGCACGCGCACTGTATCCGGCACGGAGAGCCGCAGCTTCTTGTTCAGCTTATAGCGACCAACGCGACCCAGGTCGTAACGCTTCGGATCGAAGAAGCGCGATTCCAACAACTGCTGTCCGCCAGAAACCGTTGGTGGTTCACCGGGTCGTAGTTTCCGATATAGCTCCATGAGCGCTTCTTCTTCGGAAAACTGCCCTTCTTTCTCAATGGTCTTCTGGAAATATTCTGGGTGACGCAACGCATCAAAAATCTCAGAGTCGGAAAGCCCCAAGCTCTTGAGTAATACCTGTGCCGACAGTTTGCGCGTCTTATCGATTCGTACCCACACTAAGTCGTTTTTATCGGTTTCAAACTTCAGCCACGCACCCCGGTTGGGAATAAGAGAAGCTGAGTAGGTACGGCGTCCGTTTTTGTCGGTTTCCGATTTGTAATAAACTCCGGGGCTTCGCACGATTTGGTTAACGATCACCCGCTCGGCACCATTAATAATAAATGTGCCTCGGTCGGTCATTAGGGGCAAATCGCCGATGAAGACTTCTTGCTCTTTAATCGTGCCGTCTTCTTTATTAATGAGCCGCGTCGGAACGTACATTTGTACGGCATAGCTTGCATCCCGACGCTTGGCTTCATCTACATCGTACTTGGGTCGCTTGAGTTTGTAGTCTTTGCCCAAGAAGTGCAACTCCAGCTTGCCGGTGTAATCGGTAATCGGCGAAAAGCTGTTAAGTTCCTCAATCAGACCTTCTTCCAGGAACCAGCGGAAGCTGGCTCGCTGAATTTCTACCAGGTCTGGCAACATGTAAGCAACTGGAGTGGAGGTCTGATTAGTCATGCTTTTCCTCTTGCAAAAGAATTCAGGAATTACCTGTCGTAAGGGGGGGGTTTAAGAAGAATGCCAGTGGGGAGACCCGACTTCCCAATCAACCCGATCGTCTAGAACTCAAAAGTCATCCGTTAGTAAGGATGAATCCTGAATTGATTCGTCCTCCATCGTTGATGGTTTTGAATTCGTCCTTCATCTTTAGATCCTTCCCATCTAGCGGGATGGAATTCGTGCCAAAGTAAGCAGTAGCGGCGAAGTATGCCTCACTCGTCCCCAAGGACAAGCGATTGGCAAGAACAAAATGAGCCGTTTAGTCCCCACTAGCAGGGAAGGAAACGTCTCAGGGTTGTTTTTCGTTGGTTTTATACGCGAACCAGCAGTTCGCTTTGGCTTGTTTGCTCAAAGATAATATTTAGTGCTTCTTTACCAGGTATAAGGACAGCGATTGCAGGGGTATGAAGTCTGTTTAGGTGGAGCAGGCAGCCATCCCAGTTTGCTCGCAAGAATTCTGTTCATAGAGGGTCTTTTAAATATTATGTCGCAAATTGACTTTCTTTGTTGACACCTACCTCTAAATTGGGGTAATGAAACCCAGAAGGGAGAAAAGAGATTTTCCACCAAAAGTTATTGTCTTCGGGGGATGGATGTCTCTGTCGTGGTTCTCCCTGCCTTTCCAGTGTCTACAGCACTCAGAACGGGTACGGTACGCGGCACGCGGCATGGATAAAAGCCCTTAGAATTGGGCATTAAATCGCAGCACAAGGCTGAGGTACGGAAAGTCGAAACAGATTACAGGCATTCTGGGTGGTTTGCGTGGCTAGAGTCGCTAAAGAGACCCCCCTCAGATGGGCAACACACTCTGCGACATATCGGACGTAGGAAGGTTCGTTACGTTTGCCACGCTTGGGAACGGGTGCGAGGAAGGGGCAGTCGGTTTCAATTAGGAGGCGATCGCTGGGGATTCTCCTGGCCGATTCCTGAACTTGAGTGGCGTTTTTAAACGTTACGATGCCGCTGATACTAATATAGAAACCCAAATCCAAGAACCATTGCATTTCTTCCGGAGTACCCCCCCAGCAGTGCATGACGCCCCGCACAGGACCCGTGCGCTTCCAGAAATCTTGCAACAGTTCGTGCATGGTCGCAGCAGCATCTCGGCAATGAATAATTACAGGCAAATCAAGTTGCTGCGCGATCGCTAGCTGTGCTTCTAATACTTCTATTTGCCGCTCCCTATCTTCCGCTTTATAAAAATCCAGACCCATTTCGCCAATTGCTACCACTCGCTGGTCAGAACTCGCCAGCGAACGAATTTGTTCGGCAGTTTCTGATGCCCACTTCTCGGTATCGAGGGGATGTAACCCCACGGCGAAGTAAAGTTCTGGAAATCGGTTTGCCAGTGATTGAATGCTTGAAAACTCCGTAGGTTCCACGCACGAATGCACTAGCCGAACGATCCCCGCTTCGCGCCACCGAGCTTTAATTTCTTCCAGATCGGACTGGAAGAGATCGAAGTTTATATGGACGTGGGTATCGAACAACTGTATCTGTTCAGTCATTGGTCATCAAGCA from Coleofasciculus sp. FACHB-T130 includes:
- a CDS encoding DNA-directed RNA polymerase subunit beta', which encodes MAEQPEIKNIFHNRMVDKGQLKKLVAWAFTHFGSARTSQMADRLKDLGFHYATKAGVSISVDDLQVPDSKRQLLDAAETEIRSTEARYTRGEITEVERFQKVIDTWNSTSEALKDEVVRNFRQKNPLNSVYMMAFSGARGNISQVRQLVGMRGLMANPQGEIIGLPIKTNFREGLTVTEYIISSYGARKGLVDTALRTADSGYLTRRLVDVSQDVIVREVDCGTQRGIRLRSMTSDDRVLIPLSDRLLGRVLVEDAVHPTTGEVVMPRNQPMSEEMGLNIVKAGIEEVFVRSPLTCEAARSVCQHCYGWSLAHGHLVDLGEAVGIIAAQSIGEPGTQLTMRTFHTGGVFTGEVARQVRAPMTAKVRFSRGMRTRGLRTRHGEDALLVESTNAELILDPVDSTQEQISIPLTQNSTLYCVNGSTVTAEQLLGEVAIASSTRAHTEKAAKDVTTDLAGEVKFEGLLPEEKTDRQGNTTRIAARGGLLWILSGEVYNLPPGAEAVVQNGKVVDRNDVLAETKLVSEHGGVVRLKADDAGSRGREIEIITASVLLDQARVRMEATQGRDHYVIYTADNQRFSLKATPGTKVQNHQVVADLIDDRYNTQTGGIIKYAGVEVAKKAKAKQGYEVIKGGTLLWIPEESHEVNKDISLLQVEDGQYVEAMTEVVKDIFCQTAGIVEVTQKNDILREIVIKPGELHLVDDPEAVMGTDGSLFYPGQEVMPGLTVSELRYTEFVETPEGPALLLRPVTEFHVPDEPSVPSQASISGRGRYKIELRAVQRLPYKDGERVKSIGGLELLRTQLVLEIGYGAESESSSESLGALELLAADIELLPIEGKGVEAKGKDDEESSALSTVSSELSPRTSEMRLQLLVSESLVIRRDTAADPLSGSTHTRIMVTDGQQIEPGAVVARTEIQCKDAGEVRGIRAGEASIRRVLLVRDTDRISVDTKGAKPTVKVGALLVAGTEIASGVLAPESGQISAILEDSIQMRLARPYRVSSGAVLHIDDGDLVQRGDNLVLLVFERAKTGDIIQGLPRIEELLEARKPKEACILARRSGTAQVVYGPQQDAEEIKVIESDGVVADYPLGPGQNVIVGDDMVVETAEALTDGPANPHEILEIFFEHYRETMGVYEAALMALQKVQTFLVNEVQSVYQSQGIDISDKHIEVIVRQMTSKVRVDDGGDTTMLPGELVELRQIEQVNEAMAITGGAPAQYTPMLLGITKASLNTDSFISAASFQETTRVLTEAAIEGKSDWLRGLKENVIIGRLIPAGTGFNAYEDSISSDVDMSASGFGSGLDVEEDALDVVLDDRTARAYSPGLGFEERPTYGMGGAISPVLDDDDDLIDDVEDDDDFEDDD
- a CDS encoding YchF/TatD family DNA exonuclease, whose protein sequence is MQLFDTHVHINFDLFQSDLEEIKARWREAGIVRLVHSCVEPTEFSSIQSLANRFPELYFAVGLHPLDTEKWASETAEQIRSLASSDQRVVAIGEMGLDFYKAEDRERQIEVLEAQLAIAQQLDLPVIIHCRDAAATMHELLQDFWKRTGPVRGVMHCWGGTPEEMQWFLDLGFYISISGIVTFKNATQVQESARRIPSDRLLIETDCPFLAPVPKRGKRNEPSYVRYVAECVAHLRGVSLATLATQTTQNACNLFRLSVPQPCAAI
- a CDS encoding DNA-directed RNA polymerase subunit gamma codes for the protein MRHQLEQRFDYVKIALASPKRIQDWGQRNLPNGQVVGEVTKPETINYRTLKPEMDGLFCERIFGPAKDWECHCGKYKRVRHRGIVCERCGVEVTESRVRRHRMGYIKLAAPVAHVWYLKGIPSYMSILLDMPLRDVEQIVYFNAYVVLSPGNAENLSYKQLLTEDQWLEIEEQLYSEDSTLQGVEVGIGAEALQRLLQDINLEAEAESQREEIANAKGQKRAKLIKRLRVIDNFIATGSKPEWMVLSVIPVIPPDLRPMVQLDGGRFATSDLNDLYRRVINRNNRLARLQEILAPEIIVRNEKRMLQEAVDALIDNGRRGRTVVGANNRPLKSLSDIIEGKQGRFRQNLLGKRVDYSGRSVIVVGPKLKIHQCGLPREMAIELFQPFVIHRLIRGGLVNNIKAAKKLIQRGDASVWDVLEEVIAGHPVMLNRAPTLHRLGIQAFEPILVEGRAIQLHPLVCPAFNADFDGDQMAVHVPLSLEAQAEARLLMLASNNILSPATGRPIVTPSQDMVLGCYYLTAENPAATKGAGGYFASLDDALLAYEQSAVDLHAYIWVRFDGIVENDKPDAEPEKVETLADGTVWTTYNFRRVRQDKEGNVLTQYIRTTPGRIIYNKTIQEALAI
- the rpoB gene encoding DNA-directed RNA polymerase subunit beta; the protein is MTNQTSTPVAYMLPDLVEIQRASFRWFLEEGLIEELNSFSPITDYTGKLELHFLGKDYKLKRPKYDVDEAKRRDASYAVQMYVPTRLINKEDGTIKEQEVFIGDLPLMTDRGTFIINGAERVIVNQIVRSPGVYYKSETDKNGRRTYSASLIPNRGAWLKFETDKNDLVWVRIDKTRKLSAQVLLKSLGLSDSEIFDALRHPEYFQKTIEKEGQFSEEEALMELYRKLRPGEPPTVSGGQQLLESRFFDPKRYDLGRVGRYKLNKKLRLSVPDTVRVLTPTDILAAVDYLINLEYDIGITDDIDHLGNRRVRSVGELLQNQVRVGLNRLERIIRERMTVSDAETLTPASLVNPKPLVAAIKEFFGSSQLSQFMDQTNPLAELTHKRRLSALGPGGLTRERAGFAVRDIHPSHYGRICPIETPEGPNAGLIGSLATHARVNAYGFVETPFWKVENGRVLKEQAPVYMTADEEDDLQVAPGDIPMDVDGWILGESVAVRYRQDFTTTTPDMVDYVAVSPVQIISVATSLIPFLEHDDANRALMGSNMQRQAVPLLKPERPLVGTGLEAQAARDSGMVVVAKYDGEVTFVDATRIAVRSFDETGEPNGPQIEYELQKYQRSNQDTCLNQRPLVYEGDRIVAGQVLADGSATEGGELALGQNILVAYMPWEGYNYEDAILISERLVYDDVYTSIHIEKYEIEARQTKLGPEEITREIPNVGEDSLRSLDETGIIRIGAWVEAGDILVGKVTPKGESDQPPEEKLLRAIFGEKARDVRDNSLRVPNGEKGRVVDVRVFTREQGDELPPGANMVVRVYVAQKRKIQVGDKMAGRHGNKGIISRILPAEDMPYLPDGTPVDIVLNPLGVPSRMNVGQVFECLLGWAGENLNVRFKVIPFDEMHGAEKSRESVHGKLEEARKKTGKNWLFNPDEAGKLRVFDGRTGEAFDRPITVGKAYMLKLVHLVDDKIHARSTGPYSLVTQQPLGGKAQQGGQRFGEMEVWALEAFGAAYILQELLTVKSDDMQGRNEALNAIVKGKAIPRPGTPESFKVLMRELQSLCLDIAVHKVETTEDGTTGHVEVDLMADVSNRRTPTRPTYESLSREELEEDEV